A genomic window from Glaciihabitans sp. INWT7 includes:
- a CDS encoding YafY family protein, producing the protein MPAASVSRIPVEERLFSLVLALLATETGLTKNEVLSTVQGYRQRYRAGGDNANLERQFERDKDDIRDLGVPLETVDSPGQAGNNQNLRYRIPRGSYELPSDITFSAEETTLLNLAAMVWREGSLSGESRRAVIKLKGLGLVSDEPVLGYAPRLRVRDAAFEPLRAALERNAIVRFAYLKPGEAEARVRELAPLALVQHQGRWHLHALEPGTEITKTFLLRRIVSQVTTTGAFFPAPSGDQTARALDELEEVWQSHTADVEVLADSDAATRLLKRRGTVRLPSGVLRLHYSDANIFADELAGYGPEALVLSPPELREAVRSRLLQTVEEHSSREGGSEGKISG; encoded by the coding sequence GTGCCAGCTGCAAGCGTCTCCAGAATCCCCGTCGAGGAGCGGCTGTTCAGTCTTGTGCTCGCGCTCCTCGCCACCGAGACCGGTCTCACCAAGAACGAGGTGCTGTCGACCGTGCAGGGCTACCGGCAGCGGTATCGCGCCGGTGGCGACAACGCGAACCTCGAGCGCCAGTTCGAACGCGACAAAGACGACATCCGCGACCTCGGGGTTCCTCTCGAGACCGTGGATTCTCCCGGCCAGGCGGGCAACAACCAGAACCTGCGTTATCGCATCCCGCGGGGCAGCTATGAGCTGCCGAGCGACATCACCTTCTCGGCGGAGGAGACGACACTGCTCAATCTCGCCGCAATGGTGTGGCGCGAGGGATCCCTCTCCGGAGAGTCGCGGCGAGCCGTGATCAAGCTCAAGGGCCTCGGACTCGTGTCCGATGAGCCCGTTCTGGGCTATGCACCGCGCCTCCGTGTGCGGGATGCCGCGTTCGAGCCGCTCCGCGCCGCTCTCGAGCGCAACGCGATAGTGCGCTTCGCATACCTGAAGCCCGGCGAAGCGGAGGCCCGAGTGCGGGAGCTCGCCCCGCTCGCCCTCGTGCAGCACCAGGGTCGGTGGCATCTTCATGCGCTCGAGCCGGGCACGGAGATCACCAAGACCTTCCTGCTGCGGCGGATCGTGAGCCAGGTCACCACCACCGGGGCGTTCTTCCCCGCCCCCAGTGGCGACCAGACCGCTCGGGCCCTCGACGAGCTCGAAGAGGTGTGGCAGTCCCACACGGCCGATGTCGAGGTGCTCGCCGATTCGGATGCCGCCACACGTCTGCTCAAACGCCGCGGCACCGTTCGGCTGCCCTCCGGCGTCTTGCGACTGCACTACTCCGACGCCAATATCTTCGCCGACGAACTGGCCGGGTACGGCCCGGAAGCTCTCGTGCTCTCCCCACCCGAGCTCCGCGAGGCGGTTCGCAGCCGCCTCCTGCAGACCGTCGAGGAGCACTCGTCCCGTGAGGGCGGCTCAGAAGGGAAGATCAGTGGCTGA
- a CDS encoding RNA helicase, with protein MTELSPAERFAASRERRGNPRVETFRGNQSFDLDPFQLASCVALERGDSVLVAAPTGAGKTIVAEFAVFLAMQEPRAKVFYTAPMKALSNQKFQEFVAEYGADQVGLLTGDTNINSGARIVVMTTEVLRNMLYADSDLLRDLAFVVMDEVHYLADRFRGAVWEEVIIHLPQTVRLVSLSATVSNAEEFGDWLQAVRGETAVIVSEERPVPLDQHVIMRTKLIDLFATTKAGPGDPPGTPTHRVNPELVQMARYGGRTISSRQMQDVGRRHSRGGRPDELKMDRAGVVKMLGERNLLPAIFFIFSRVGCDQAVKQVLRAGVRLTTQLEREEIADIVEERCRTILDEDLAVLGYYEWLDGLQRGVAAHHAGMLPAFKEVVEELFQKKLVKAVFATETLALGINMPARTVVLEKLEKFNGEARVPITPGEYTQLTGRAGRRGIDVEGHSVIQWQEGLDPQAVASLASRRTYPLNSSFSPTYNMAVNLIEQFSRERARDILESSFAQFQADRAVVDLARKVRSQEESLRGYEEAMKCHLGDFREYSGIRRELTDLERKGSIRADLQSRGERDKRQNQLAALRKRLKQHPCHTCNDREVHARWAERWWKLKKQTDELSRQIRTRTGAVARIFDRVTDVLLELGYLLRAENGEVTASVHGRTLRRIYGERDLLVAECLRRGVWNDLDPAGLAAMAAALVYEPRRDEGQTSDRYLPRGAFRPAFEKTTDLWSKLDDIERDHKLPGSNPLSTGLSLAMNRWAQGVSLDSVLLESELAAGDFVRMTKQTIDLLDQLSVVADGAVGRTARQALESIRRGIVAYSSVA; from the coding sequence ATGACCGAACTGAGCCCGGCGGAACGCTTCGCCGCGTCTCGCGAACGTCGCGGCAACCCGCGGGTCGAGACGTTCCGCGGCAACCAGTCTTTCGATCTCGACCCATTCCAGCTCGCCTCCTGCGTGGCGCTGGAACGCGGGGACAGCGTGCTCGTCGCCGCTCCCACCGGGGCCGGCAAGACCATCGTGGCCGAATTCGCGGTGTTCCTTGCGATGCAGGAGCCTCGGGCGAAGGTGTTCTACACGGCGCCGATGAAGGCACTCTCGAATCAGAAGTTCCAGGAGTTCGTCGCCGAATACGGGGCCGACCAGGTGGGTCTCCTCACCGGAGACACGAACATCAATTCCGGCGCTCGCATCGTGGTGATGACCACCGAGGTGCTGCGCAACATGCTCTATGCGGACTCCGATCTGCTCAGGGACCTGGCTTTCGTGGTGATGGACGAGGTGCACTACCTCGCCGACCGGTTCCGCGGCGCCGTCTGGGAGGAGGTCATCATCCACCTCCCGCAGACCGTGCGCCTGGTCTCCCTCAGCGCCACGGTGTCGAATGCCGAGGAGTTCGGGGACTGGCTTCAGGCGGTGCGCGGCGAGACTGCCGTGATCGTCTCCGAGGAGCGGCCGGTGCCTCTCGACCAGCACGTGATCATGCGCACGAAGCTCATCGACCTGTTTGCGACGACCAAGGCCGGCCCGGGGGATCCGCCCGGAACTCCGACGCACCGGGTGAATCCCGAGCTCGTGCAGATGGCCCGTTACGGGGGGCGCACCATCAGTTCGCGCCAGATGCAGGATGTCGGACGGCGGCACTCCCGCGGAGGGCGTCCCGACGAACTGAAGATGGATCGCGCCGGCGTCGTGAAGATGCTCGGGGAACGCAACCTCCTTCCGGCCATCTTCTTCATCTTCAGCCGGGTCGGATGCGACCAGGCGGTCAAGCAAGTGCTGCGGGCGGGAGTGCGGCTCACCACCCAGCTCGAACGGGAGGAGATCGCGGACATCGTCGAGGAGCGCTGCCGCACCATTCTCGATGAGGACCTCGCCGTGCTGGGCTACTACGAGTGGCTCGATGGTCTTCAGCGCGGAGTCGCCGCCCACCACGCCGGTATGCTGCCCGCGTTCAAAGAGGTCGTCGAGGAGCTGTTCCAGAAGAAGCTCGTAAAGGCCGTCTTCGCCACAGAGACCCTTGCCCTCGGCATCAACATGCCCGCTCGAACTGTCGTGCTTGAGAAGCTCGAGAAATTCAACGGCGAGGCCCGCGTGCCGATCACCCCGGGCGAGTACACACAGCTCACCGGGCGCGCCGGTCGGCGCGGCATCGACGTCGAGGGACATTCGGTGATCCAGTGGCAGGAGGGCCTCGATCCGCAGGCCGTCGCTTCGCTCGCCTCGCGCCGCACCTACCCGCTGAATTCCAGCTTCTCGCCCACCTACAACATGGCAGTGAACCTCATCGAGCAGTTCAGCCGCGAACGCGCGAGAGACATCCTCGAGTCGTCCTTCGCGCAGTTCCAGGCAGACCGCGCCGTGGTGGACCTGGCCAGAAAGGTGCGATCGCAGGAAGAATCGCTGCGCGGGTACGAGGAGGCCATGAAGTGCCACCTCGGAGACTTCCGGGAGTATTCGGGCATTCGTCGCGAGCTCACCGATCTCGAACGCAAGGGCTCGATCCGCGCCGACCTGCAGAGTCGCGGCGAGCGCGACAAGCGGCAGAACCAGCTCGCCGCCCTGCGCAAACGGCTCAAGCAGCACCCCTGCCACACCTGCAACGACCGGGAGGTGCACGCCCGCTGGGCCGAGCGCTGGTGGAAGCTGAAGAAGCAGACGGACGAACTGAGCCGCCAGATCCGCACCCGCACGGGTGCCGTCGCACGCATCTTCGACCGGGTGACCGATGTGCTCCTGGAGCTCGGGTACCTGCTGCGCGCCGAGAACGGCGAGGTGACCGCATCGGTTCATGGGCGCACCCTGCGCAGAATCTACGGAGAGCGCGACCTCTTGGTGGCGGAGTGCCTGCGCCGTGGCGTCTGGAACGATCTGGATCCGGCGGGGCTCGCCGCCATGGCCGCCGCGCTGGTCTACGAACCCAGGCGCGACGAGGGCCAGACCTCCGATCGCTACCTTCCCAGGGGCGCATTCCGCCCCGCCTTCGAGAAGACCACAGACCTGTGGTCGAAACTCGACGACATCGAGCGTGACCACAAGCTCCCCGGCAGCAACCCCCTGTCCACCGGCCTGTCGCTCGCGATGAACCGCTGGGCGCAGGGAGTCTCCCTCGATTCCGTCCTCCTCGAGTCGGAGCTCGCGGCCGGCGACTTCGTGCGCATGACAAAGC
- the tatC gene encoding twin-arginine translocase subunit TatC codes for MSLGQHLVELRKRLFISAIAIVVFSIGGFAVADWVLKAIRSPIELIAKTHGNTTLNYSTIGAAFDVHIQIAITVGVIASSPVWLYQVFAFIVPGLTTKEKRYTFGFFFSAVPLFFAGCAAGWWVFPHIVDVLNSFVPSQDAAITEAKDYLGFVTKLILAVGIAFVLPVFLVLLNFLGIISGVSIFRSWRWAILAIFVFCALATPSADVASMFLLSVPMIVLYLIAGTIAWWRDRVIAKRADSLAGDLGGTAAA; via the coding sequence ATGTCTCTCGGCCAGCACCTCGTCGAGCTCCGCAAGCGACTCTTCATCTCGGCGATCGCGATCGTCGTGTTCTCGATCGGCGGGTTCGCTGTCGCCGACTGGGTGCTCAAAGCCATCCGCTCTCCCATCGAGCTGATCGCCAAGACCCACGGCAACACGACGCTGAACTACTCGACCATCGGTGCGGCCTTCGATGTGCACATCCAGATCGCTATCACGGTCGGAGTCATCGCCTCGAGCCCCGTGTGGCTGTACCAGGTGTTCGCCTTCATCGTGCCCGGCCTCACCACGAAAGAGAAGCGCTACACCTTCGGCTTCTTCTTCTCCGCGGTTCCCCTGTTCTTCGCCGGCTGCGCCGCCGGCTGGTGGGTCTTCCCCCACATCGTGGACGTACTCAATTCCTTCGTCCCCAGCCAGGATGCGGCCATCACCGAAGCGAAGGACTACCTCGGTTTCGTGACCAAACTCATCCTCGCGGTGGGGATCGCGTTCGTGCTTCCGGTGTTCCTGGTGCTGCTCAACTTCCTCGGCATCATCTCCGGCGTGAGCATCTTCCGCAGCTGGCGCTGGGCGATTCTCGCCATCTTCGTCTTCTGCGCTCTCGCGACCCCGTCGGCGGACGTGGCATCCATGTTCCTGCTGTCCGTGCCGATGATCGTGCTGTACCTGATCGCCGGGACGATCGCGTGGTGGCGCGACCGGGTCATCGCCAAACGCGCGGACAGCCTGGCCGGAGACCTCGGCGGCACGGCCGCCGCATGA
- a CDS encoding FKBP-type peptidyl-prolyl cis-trans isomerase, which translates to MRKTTALIAAIALLGSLTACASGTGSSIAGCDPVVTAGAASSVITAPGKFGTAPKVRFPTPLYTKTTQASTLIAGKGAPIVAGQPVILDVTIVNAADGTELQKTSYNSTGGSLITAGKSTFPAVSEGLECAQVGSRLAIIGSPKDSHNGVADAANGIGKDDSFIYVVDVKGAFLPKANGSDQIPTNGMPAVVLTADGTPGISVPDRSAPKSATVNVLKAGSGAKVKKDQFIVVQYTGIGWATKTVFDSTWTAHQASVIQVGSAAVSSGLSNALIGKRVGSQVLAVLPPKAAAVSDGSGKAPADDASVYVVDILGIAG; encoded by the coding sequence GTGCGTAAGACCACAGCGCTGATTGCTGCCATCGCCCTGCTCGGCTCGCTGACGGCGTGCGCAAGCGGCACCGGCTCCAGCATCGCGGGGTGCGATCCGGTCGTGACCGCGGGTGCGGCATCCTCCGTCATCACGGCACCGGGCAAGTTCGGCACCGCTCCGAAGGTGAGGTTCCCCACACCGCTGTACACGAAGACCACCCAGGCATCCACGCTCATCGCCGGCAAGGGCGCCCCGATCGTCGCCGGCCAACCGGTGATCCTCGATGTGACGATCGTCAACGCCGCGGATGGCACGGAACTGCAGAAGACCAGCTACAACAGCACCGGCGGCAGCCTGATCACCGCGGGGAAGTCCACCTTCCCGGCGGTCAGCGAGGGCCTGGAATGCGCTCAGGTGGGATCCCGGCTCGCCATCATCGGCTCGCCAAAAGACAGCCACAACGGCGTCGCGGATGCCGCGAACGGCATCGGCAAGGACGACTCCTTCATTTACGTCGTCGACGTGAAGGGCGCTTTCCTGCCGAAGGCGAACGGCTCCGACCAGATCCCCACCAACGGGATGCCGGCGGTGGTGCTCACCGCGGACGGCACCCCGGGCATCAGCGTTCCCGACCGCTCGGCACCGAAGTCCGCGACGGTGAACGTGCTGAAGGCGGGCTCTGGCGCGAAGGTGAAGAAAGACCAGTTCATCGTCGTGCAGTACACGGGCATCGGCTGGGCCACCAAGACGGTTTTCGATTCCACCTGGACGGCGCACCAGGCGTCGGTGATCCAGGTCGGTTCGGCAGCGGTCTCCTCAGGTCTGAGCAATGCCCTGATCGGTAAGCGTGTCGGTTCGCAGGTGCTCGCCGTGCTTCCACCGAAGGCCGCGGCAGTATCGGACGGCTCCGGCAAAGCTCCCGCGGACGACGCATCCGTCTACGTCGTGGACATCCTCGGCATCGCCGGGTAA
- the tatA gene encoding twin-arginine translocase TatA/TatE family subunit, translating to MLSGFTGWHALVLLVIVVLLFGATKLPGLAKSVGQSMKIFKNEVKSEEKPAPPADSAHLNETSSEVRAQTDSTNPSAKP from the coding sequence ATGTTAAGTGGATTCACCGGTTGGCACGCCCTGGTACTACTGGTCATCGTGGTGCTTCTGTTCGGTGCGACCAAGCTCCCGGGCCTCGCCAAGAGCGTCGGACAGTCGATGAAGATCTTCAAAAACGAGGTCAAGTCCGAGGAGAAGCCCGCACCGCCGGCCGACTCTGCGCACCTCAACGAGACCTCGAGCGAGGTCCGCGCGCAAACCGACTCGACCAACCCCTCCGCCAAGCCCTAG
- a CDS encoding YafY family protein has product MADRTAPLQAQDKLAFLLSLVPFLMEHERISVQDAADHFGVKPQQVREAVELIAVSGIPGETGQYQHGDLFDLAWDDFEENDQIVLTNLVAIDDAPRFSGREAAALIAGLQYLSALPENADRSAIATLMAKLARGASALPSQFAVEGSESDDTLALIRDSVASGVQVEFDYINSRGEHERRRVDPLRIESMDADWYLRGWCHLREAVRTFRIDRIGNPTVTSEPITTHASDVHLPDTLFEGSADDLVVTIDVAPSAAPLLADYLTDGTGSTLVDGRDRTALRVSHYHGLKRLVGGLPGMVTVVEPADARRAVADWAAAGAARYDEQIAGAD; this is encoded by the coding sequence GTGGCTGATCGAACCGCCCCGCTGCAGGCACAGGACAAGCTCGCCTTCCTGCTCTCCCTCGTGCCGTTCCTCATGGAGCATGAGCGCATCAGCGTGCAGGATGCCGCTGATCATTTCGGCGTGAAGCCACAGCAGGTGCGGGAGGCGGTCGAACTCATCGCCGTCTCGGGCATCCCCGGCGAGACCGGGCAGTACCAGCACGGAGACCTGTTCGACCTCGCCTGGGACGACTTCGAGGAGAACGACCAGATCGTGCTCACGAACCTCGTGGCCATCGACGACGCACCCCGCTTTTCCGGCCGGGAGGCCGCAGCGCTCATCGCCGGGCTGCAGTACCTGTCGGCGCTGCCGGAGAATGCCGATCGCAGCGCGATCGCCACGCTCATGGCCAAGCTCGCGCGCGGGGCATCCGCCCTTCCGAGCCAGTTCGCAGTCGAGGGATCGGAGTCCGACGACACACTCGCCCTCATTCGCGACTCGGTGGCCTCCGGCGTGCAGGTGGAGTTCGACTACATCAACTCGCGCGGTGAGCACGAGCGTCGGCGGGTAGACCCGCTCCGCATCGAATCGATGGACGCTGACTGGTACCTGCGGGGATGGTGCCATCTGCGCGAAGCGGTGCGCACTTTCCGGATCGACCGCATCGGAAACCCCACGGTGACCTCCGAGCCGATCACCACCCACGCCTCCGACGTGCACCTGCCCGACACGCTTTTCGAGGGCTCGGCGGACGACCTCGTGGTGACCATCGACGTCGCCCCCTCGGCGGCGCCCCTGCTCGCCGACTACCTCACCGACGGCACCGGAAGCACCCTCGTCGACGGCCGCGACCGCACGGCCCTCCGGGTGTCGCACTATCACGGGCTCAAAAGACTGGTCGGGGGACTCCCGGGCATGGTCACCGTGGTCGAGCCGGCGGATGCCCGGCGGGCCGTCGCCGACTGGGCCGCGGCCGGGGCAGCGCGCTACGACGAGCAGATCGCGGGAGCCGACTGA